The genomic segment GGTCATTCAGGTCCTTCAGCTTCTGGTCCAGCCCGGCCACTGACCCCTCTAGGACCTGGCTCTTCTCTTGGAGCTGCAGGAGACAGTGTGGGGTCAGGGAGGCTCTAGCCAGATGCCTATGTACACAGGGATCCCTGCTGACCACCACCTCACTCAGCCCCTTACCAGTTCCAGTGCATCCTGGGTTTCCTGCTGGGCTAGCTTGCCAGCCATCTGCACAGCCTCCAGATTCTCATGGACGTATGTGGCCAGCTCTCCGGCCTGGCTCTCCTCCAAGCTCACCTTGGCCTCCCTGTATATTGATACTCAAACTGTCCCTTAGCACTAGCCAGTGAGGGGACCTGGTTGCTAGCTCTGAGGTGATTCCATGGACCAGAGGATGGGTGCTACCAAGAAAGAGCTGTGAGCGGGGGTCAGGGTGAAGGAACTGGAGCTCTGGCAGAGGGCTGCTAGTCTGTCATAGCATGTCCAACTGGCCTAGTGCTTAACTTGCAGCTGCAGGGGTTGAGGAAGGGCATTCCCCAGCTGAGCTCAGCCAGTGATTAGCGGAGCAAGGGACTGGGTGGCCCACTGTCCTGACATGACACCCACCGAGCCTTCTGTTCAGCCAGCAGGACACGATTCAGTGACACCTGGTTCTGTCGCACAAACTTAGTCAGATAGACCACGGCTTTGTCCAGGCCCCGGCACTGCTCCAGCAGGtgaccttcctcctcctgctgtggCAGAAGTGGCCCTGAGCCTTGGTGACTACCCTCCATCTCCCAGCCAACCTGGCCAGCAGGCCCACCTCTCGCTGTGTCCGCAGGGCCCGCAAGCGCTCCTCTGTCAGTTCATGCAGCTTCTGCCAGCGGCTTTCCAGTTCCTCTCGAAggctgctttctgccatcagtcGTGTGCTCTCTGAAGATTTCATTCTCTGTGGAGACAGCACTAGCTGCTGTGAATTTGTGACCCCACCAGTGGGCAATCCATGAGGACACTGGGCCCCGCCCCGGCCCTCACCTGCTCCATGGCCATGAAACATTTCTGAAGAAAACTGCACAGTTTGGTCTCCCTCTTTAGGAAGCGGATGCTCAGATCCTCACTGAATTTAGTCACCTGGTCCTAGGAGGGGTCACACAGCCACCTGAAGCCTCCCCACTGGACATCCCTCCCTGCCTGGGGTATCCATTCTCTCACCCAGGTCACATTCCCCCATGTTCCCAATCCCTGCATAGGCAGGCTGCATGCATTGGGCAGGAAGGAAGGTTGGGCAGATAGGACCCACTGTCCCCCAAAACACTAGCTCATGGGCCAGGAAGCGACCTAAAGGTTAAGGTCACAGAGGTCTGGACAGTTCGGCGCACATTCTGAGCCCCAGATGTATCTAGGGAAGGTTGTACAGTAGGCACTGAATTCCGTGCTGAGCTGGCGCCTCGGTAAGAGAAGCAGATGTGGAAACATGCCCAGTATGTGAGAGCATCTCATCCATGTGGGAACACCCCATGCACAGACCTCATCGAGAGGGTGGGAGGGAACTCTAGATGCAATCCTTTGggcttttcctcctctctctgctgctCTCCTGCTGCTCTGAGGGTCTGAAGGCACAGGACAGAGGTTCGAGGTCCAACCCAGccttctgtccccccccccccgcctcacaCCCTCTGTAGTACAGTTATCTCCTTTAGGACTTGACATAGCCAGTGCCATTAGGGAGTTGAGCAGCTGGTGACCTCTGGAGATCTTGGTCCATAGTCATGGCCATGAGAAACAGTGCTAAGCAGATAGCTGTCTATGGGAATGGGGCTAACAGTCcccctgggagggagggaggagagtcaCCTTTCTGTGAAATCACAACCACCACTCCCCCTACCCAACTAGTCCAATGCTGGAGTATAGAAGAGGTGAAAGTTTGATGGTGAGGTCACGGGAGCTTTTTGGTGTTGCACTGTCTGTGTTACCCATGTGCCTCTAAGAAGCCCCAGTAAGCTTATTTGCCAAGCTGGACTTCGAATCTCTCTTTAACCCTGTTGGCCCCTTCCCTATTTGTAATGAATATGtgtctctcttctgtctccccagGAATGTTAGGATTTGACAAAGCTGTTTGTGTGGCACAGGCTCGTaactccagtactcaggaggctgaggttcacaggagggttgctgtgagtttgaagttagcCAGAGCTTTACAGTGAGGCTCTCACCTCATGTACCAAAGAAAGTCCTAAGAAACCTTCTGCCTCACAATATCCATTTACCTATCACCTTCTCCATAGCCATAGGAGTTCTGCCAACAGACCCAGCTCTCAGGCCCTGCCTGGGCTGTAGTTCTCGGAGAAGATGATTCTCAAGGAAGCTTTCACATCCTCTGAGCCACTGATGGTCTTCCTCCCCTGTAGAAGGGGAACCTAAAACATGgttggcctctttttcttttttttgaggggggggggcggcgtttcaagacagagtttctctgtgtagtcctggctgtcctcgaactcacagagatcgcctgcctcttctcccaagtgctgggattaaaggtgtgcaccaccagtgccagactttttcttttaagatagggtctcgtatagcctaggctggcctcacatcTGTCATGCAGCACATGATACTGAACTTCTGATCTAGTCTCTAGCTGCCAAGGGttagaattacaagcatgtgccaccacactcagttttagGGGTGCTGGAGGTTGAACCCTGAACTCTGTCCATGCCAGGCCAGTACTCCATCAACTGAGCTATACACCCATCCCTCAGCCACTTTTTCTGAACGATCAGACAGCAAACATTTCAAGTTCACAGGGTCTCCCTTGAAGCCTCCCAACTCTTGTCCAAAGTTGCCACTGTCACTATGCTAAACAAATGTTCATGGCTCCGTGCCAACAAGACTTTATTGAAAAAACAGGTATTGGGGTGTAAATCCTGACACCAATGTTGAAGAGCCCTCGAAGGGCCTGAACCCTCCATGCCAAGCATACGAGAAATCCTTAGCCTAAAGCTCTTGTGCTCTGGATGATGCCAATGCATGAGCTTCCCAGAAGATCTGAGAGGGATGCCACTACCTCTGGGCAGCAAAATTATGTTGGGACAGCTGGAAGCACCCAGTATGCCCTGCCCACCTGGTCCTGTGAGGATCCTGGACACACAGAACAGCAGCTGCAGTCACTGGTCTCTGTTTATAGAGCcaaggagctgggtggcaggtatGCGTCACCGTTCTTCAGCCCCATGAGGAAGAGAGCCCCCCACCCCTTAAGGGCTCCAAGCAGAAGGGAGAACACGCTGCCCTGGGGATTTGTGACTCCTACTTGAGGGAAATGCTAAGCCTGAAAAGAGCTGCAGAAGGGGCTTTAGGACCAGATGTTCCATTTCTGACAGTTCACTGAGATGGCCAGTGAGAGGTCCCCGCTCCTGCCCACACCTTCTGTTCCCCCAAACTACAGGCACACAGCACTTGGAACGTGGTTGTGACAGCAGCAGTAGGGTTTCAGTGCCCAGGGATGTAGCTAATGTCCGAGAATGGGCAATGCCAGGTGGATGAGAGGCCTGCCACATCAGACAGGGCAGTACCGGTAAGCCTACCTTTGTGTTATCACAAAGACTGGCAAACATCTGGAGGGAGGGAGACCCACTGATGGCAAGGCCAGAGGCTCGGGACACTAGAGGCCTACTCAGAGACCTTCGGATGATTCCTGCCCAGGCTAGCTAGGCTTGGCTTTCAAGAGAGGTACCTGCATCTTGGCCAACCCACGGTCCACCTTTTGGTTGGTGTCCTCTTGATTCCTCTGCAGGGTGCTGCAGGCTGCTTCCCGGCCctgctcctcttgcctcagcaAGTCAGTCAGCTTGGTCACCCTAGAGGCAGTAGGTGTGGTAACACCAACTCAGCTGGGGAACCACAGTGACGCTGGTGGGCTTTGGGACCCTAGCTCCTTCTTAGACTGGGGTACACAACCTGCTCAGGTAACACACGGAAGTGGAAATAGACCTTGGAGTCCCTAGTGAGGGCAAGGCACCTAACAAAGGAGAGCAGGCAGGTGGGGCCCCCAGTAGTCAGCAGTGCATCACTAAAGGCAGATGATGGCCCACTGGTGGCACTAGGGCACAGGGCAGGTAGGACCTCAGCCTTGATCAGGCCTGAGACTCCCAATGTGTATACAAAACTGGTTTGGAGCTAGTCCAGGGAATTGGCCCACCTGAGACTTATCTCCTGCTCGGTACATTTCCGCTCTGAGTCCTGTAGCACCTGTGTCCTCCTGATCTGTGTCAGAGCCTCTCGGACCTCCACCAGCCTGGCATAAGGAGTTGCCCTGCCAGCCCCAGAGCAGCTAGGCAGCATTTGTTGCTGCAGGTCTAGCCATGGGGCTCTGCAACCAGCCTCCCCCAATCTGTGCAGTCCGCTCCACTGTATGCAGAACCCAGTCTGAGTTGGACTATTATAGGTATCGTTTACTTAAATAAGTCCACTTAGGGAAACGGACACCCACATGGGCCCTAACACCAGCTACTGCGGGAAGCATGGGTGGACCCCAGTCCCTCCCACTGAAGCTTATGCTCGTCTGTGTGTGTACCTTTTATCCAGGGCTTTTATCTGGTTCTGGCTCTGAAGCCCAGACAActgcaaggaggaggaggaaagaaggactgGGTAGGCCAAGTATGCTGTCTGCAAAGTCCCTCCAGCACTGATGCAGGTGCATGTGTAGGAGTCAGAGCATGGAACCACTGGGATCAGTAGGGTCAGGGTCCAGGAAGCTGTTCCAAGCACCAGGAAAAGGGCGGCTTGCTTATGTCTGCTGCTCTGCCCAGGGTCTCACCTCTAGTGCCTCTTTCTCAGGGCTCCAAGCTTGCCTCAGCTGGCGCAGCTCGGAGGCCTGCTGCTGCACATGGGCACGGACCTGCAGCAGCTCACGAAGCAGGCCCAGTGTGACATGCTCACAGCGGTCCTTGTGTCCCCTCAGGCGATGCACCTCAGCCTGCAGCTCAGCTACCCTGATCAGGGCCAGAGCAGTTGGGTCAAGTTGTGTCTCTTAGAGGTTAACTCCCTCAGTGTGTCATCTCCCTCTTTCTCATACTCAGCAAGGCTCACCATTGCTCCAGCAGTTTCCGCTGCTTAGGAGTGTCGTGTTCAGGGACCAAGGAGCTGGACACCAGGCCACTGCACTCATACCTCTCTGGGGTCTCCACACCCAAGGGCTCAGGACTAGCTAGGCCTTCTGTTAAGAGCAGCTCCAGGTCCTCGAGTGTGACGTTGCTCAGTTGTGAAGGAGGTGAAAGTCCGGGTGAGGAGCTGTCTGCTAGCTCTGGAAGGAGGCACCTTGGGAGCTCATGCATGGGGACAGCAGTAAACTTGCTCAATGCCAACCTGAGCTCAGCCCTTACTGAGTCACAGAGATCAGCCCTGCTAGAGGTTCAGGTAGGAGGGGTTAAGGGCCCTGAGGGAGGACATACAGTTCTGGGAAGCAAGAATAGTAAACTTTCCACCTGGCCAGCTCCATCAGCCCCTATGAGGTCCAGAAGCTGGACTGCTCTGCATATCCGCTCCTCTACACTCACCTGACATGGCTTCACCAGCAGTCACCACCTGTAGCTCGGGTTATGGTATCAGCACCTGTGACTGCCCAGAGCTGGACTCCAAGGCCAGGGTGGCT from the Peromyscus eremicus chromosome 8a, PerEre_H2_v1, whole genome shotgun sequence genome contains:
- the Ccdc154 gene encoding coiled-coil domain-containing protein 154 codes for the protein MSELADSSSPGLSPPSQLSNVTLEDLELLLTEGLASPEPLGVETPERYECSGLVSSSLVPEHDTPKQRKLLEQWVAELQAEVHRLRGHKDRCEHVTLGLLRELLQVRAHVQQQASELRQLRQAWSPEKEALELSGLQSQNQIKALDKRLVEVREALTQIRRTQVLQDSERKCTEQEISLRVTKLTDLLRQEEQGREAACSTLQRNQEDTNQKVDRGLAKMQDQVTKFSEDLSIRFLKRETKLCSFLQKCFMAMEQRMKSSESTRLMAESSLREELESRWQKLHELTEERLRALRTQREEEEGHLLEQCRGLDKAVVYLTKFVRQNQVSLNRVLLAEQKAREAKVSLEESQAGELATYVHENLEAVQMAGKLAQQETQDALELLQEKSQVLEGSVAGLDQKLKDLNDHCLALSWKLDLQERTVDLKLSQVQAAWEGVERKSLQGLVQWLKEVSAHLQEVQEKVNSLPQQIESVSNKCVLHQNDVDLKISAEGKAREFEVEALRQELATVLMSVQFLKEENPGRKIAEIQGQLATFQKQIIKLENSLQANKTIQNLKFNNETKLRTEEIATLRENMLSLWSEEGPWPLTLGSKRVFMSLVRQRFFIKDIALGELVSVNSWGVYQAVRWLQWKTVLLNLVAQQRPGAISAMTHWKPVPKIMSLTLPQK